The proteins below are encoded in one region of Segatella copri:
- the lgt gene encoding prolipoprotein diacylglyceryl transferase yields the protein MIANLLNYIVWDPDPILAHLGPMTIRYYSTCWMIGLLLGYLLMSKLYKQQGLSDEKFSPLFLYIFLGVLIGGRLGHCIFYQPEYFLTQWDHFIEMLIPIHHMPDGSWKFTGYEGLASHGGVFGMFVGIWLYCRNMKVSGWVVLDNMGICSGITATFIRLGNLMNSEIIGKVTDVPWAFIFVREDQYPRHPGQLYEALAYFCFFLIILFIYKKRGPKSVGTGFYFGLCLTLIFTFRFFIEYTKEIQVAFEAGLPMDMGQILSIPLIIAGVWSIVSSTKRAKEKNVAAK from the coding sequence ATGATAGCAAATCTGCTTAACTATATCGTATGGGACCCAGACCCAATCCTGGCTCATCTGGGTCCTATGACCATCCGCTACTACTCCACCTGCTGGATGATCGGTCTGCTGCTGGGCTATCTGCTCATGAGCAAGCTCTACAAGCAGCAGGGGCTCTCAGATGAGAAGTTCTCCCCACTGTTTCTCTACATCTTCTTAGGTGTACTGATAGGTGGCCGTTTGGGACATTGCATCTTCTATCAGCCGGAATATTTCCTCACCCAGTGGGATCACTTCATCGAGATGCTGATACCTATCCACCACATGCCAGACGGCAGTTGGAAATTTACGGGTTATGAGGGACTGGCGAGCCACGGAGGCGTATTCGGCATGTTCGTCGGCATCTGGCTCTATTGCCGCAACATGAAGGTGAGCGGCTGGGTAGTGCTCGATAATATGGGTATCTGCTCAGGCATTACAGCCACCTTTATCCGTTTGGGCAATCTGATGAATTCAGAGATTATCGGCAAGGTAACCGATGTGCCTTGGGCATTTATCTTCGTTCGCGAAGACCAGTATCCACGCCATCCGGGTCAGCTCTACGAGGCATTGGCATATTTCTGCTTCTTCCTCATCATCCTCTTCATCTATAAGAAGAGAGGTCCTAAGAGCGTTGGAACCGGTTTCTATTTCGGTCTTTGCCTTACCCTCATCTTCACCTTCCGTTTCTTCATCGAATATACCAAGGAGATTCAGGTAGCATTCGAGGCAGGTCTGCCTATGGATATGGGACAGATATTGAGCATTCCGCTCATCATCGCCGGTGTATGGAGCATCGTTTCCAGCACAAAGAGAGCGAAAGAAAAGAACGTAGCGGCAAAATAA
- the ychF gene encoding redox-regulated ATPase YchF, with amino-acid sequence MALKCGIVGLPNVGKSTLFNCLSSAKAQAANFPFCTIEPNLGVITVPDERLNKLAEIVHPGRIVPATCEIVDIAGLVKGASKGEGLGNKFLGNIRECDAIIHVIRCFDDDNIVREGGAKVDPLEDKSVIDTELQLKDLETIESQLTKQKKTAAAGNKDAKTMVTVLEAYKAVLEQGKNARGVTFETKEEQKVAHDLFLLTTKPVLYVANVDEASAKTGNEYSKKVEEIAKEEGAECMVIAAKTEEDIASLETYEDKLMFLEELGLEESGVNRLIKKAYALLNLETFITAGEMEVKAWTYHKGWKAPQCAGVIHTDFEKGFIRAEVIKYDDYIKYGSEAAVREAGKLGIEGKEYVVQDGDIMHFRFNV; translated from the coding sequence ATGGCATTAAAATGTGGTATTGTAGGCCTCCCAAACGTGGGTAAGTCTACACTGTTCAACTGTCTGTCTAGTGCAAAGGCACAGGCAGCTAACTTCCCTTTCTGTACTATCGAACCAAACTTGGGCGTCATCACCGTACCAGATGAGCGACTCAACAAGTTGGCAGAGATTGTTCACCCAGGACGCATCGTCCCAGCTACTTGCGAAATCGTGGATATCGCAGGTCTCGTAAAGGGTGCCAGCAAGGGCGAAGGTCTTGGTAATAAATTCTTGGGAAATATCCGTGAGTGCGATGCTATCATCCACGTAATCCGCTGCTTCGACGATGACAACATCGTTCGCGAGGGTGGCGCTAAGGTTGATCCTTTGGAGGATAAGAGCGTCATCGATACAGAGTTGCAGCTCAAGGACCTGGAAACTATCGAATCTCAGCTCACCAAGCAGAAGAAGACTGCTGCAGCAGGCAACAAGGATGCTAAGACGATGGTTACCGTTCTGGAGGCTTACAAGGCTGTTCTGGAGCAGGGAAAGAATGCTCGTGGCGTTACTTTCGAAACCAAGGAAGAGCAGAAGGTGGCTCACGACCTCTTCCTCCTCACTACCAAGCCTGTGCTCTACGTAGCCAATGTTGACGAGGCTTCTGCCAAGACCGGCAACGAGTATAGCAAGAAGGTAGAGGAAATCGCCAAGGAAGAAGGTGCTGAGTGCATGGTCATCGCTGCTAAGACAGAGGAAGACATCGCATCGCTCGAAACCTACGAGGACAAACTGATGTTCCTCGAAGAACTCGGACTGGAAGAGAGCGGCGTAAACCGACTCATCAAGAAGGCATACGCCCTGCTGAACCTCGAAACATTCATCACCGCTGGTGAGATGGAGGTCAAGGCATGGACCTATCACAAGGGCTGGAAGGCCCCTCAGTGTGCCGGCGTCATCCATACCGACTTCGAGAAGGGATTCATCCGTGCAGAGGTTATCAAGTATGATGACTATATCAAGTATGGCTCTGAGGCTGCAGTACGCGAGGCTGGTAAGCTCGGCATCGAGGGCAAGGAGTACGTCGTACAGGATGGTGACATCATGCACTTCCGCTTCAATGTATAA
- a CDS encoding desulfoferrodoxin translates to MTKVREIYRCQICGNVVEVVNPGAVLSCCGEPMKLMKENTSDGAKEKHVPVIEPIEGGYRVTVGSVEHPMLPEHYIQWIELLTPTDVLRHELKPGEKPEAIFLTNAEAKDVTAREYCNLHGLWKGVIEG, encoded by the coding sequence ATGACAAAAGTTAGAGAAATCTACCGCTGCCAGATTTGTGGCAATGTAGTAGAAGTTGTAAACCCAGGAGCCGTGCTCAGTTGCTGTGGCGAGCCGATGAAGCTGATGAAGGAAAACACCAGTGATGGCGCCAAAGAGAAGCACGTGCCTGTGATAGAACCTATTGAGGGCGGCTATCGCGTAACAGTAGGAAGTGTGGAGCATCCGATGCTACCAGAGCATTACATCCAATGGATAGAATTGCTCACCCCTACCGATGTGCTTCGTCATGAGTTGAAGCCAGGCGAAAAGCCAGAGGCTATCTTCCTGACCAACGCAGAAGCCAAGGATGTTACGGCTCGAGAATACTGCAATCTTCACGGGTTGTGGAAAGGAGTAATCGAAGGATAA
- the rd gene encoding rubredoxin produces MKKYVCDVCGWIYDPEVGDPEGGIAPGTAFEDIPDDWVCPLCGVGKEDFSPVEE; encoded by the coding sequence ATGAAGAAATATGTTTGCGACGTATGTGGTTGGATTTATGATCCAGAAGTAGGTGATCCAGAGGGCGGCATCGCTCCAGGTACAGCATTCGAAGACATCCCAGATGATTGGGTTTGCCCTCTTTGCGGAGTAGGCAAGGAAGATTTCAGCCCTGTAGAGGAATAA
- the polA gene encoding DNA polymerase I: protein MDKLFLLDAYALIYRSYYAFMKAPRINSKGLNTSCVMGFCNTLNEILTKEKPTHIAVAFDHGKTFRHEAFPAYKAQREETPEDIKLSVPIIKNILEAYHIPILQVDGFEADDIIGTVALKAGEKGMETYMLTPDKDYAQLVRNNVFMFRPRHGGGYEKLGVQEIEEKYSITSPLQVIDLLALMGDSADNFPGCPGVGEKTAIKLINEFGSVEGLIENSSQVKGKLREKVEGAVEDIRMSKFLATIRTDVPVEIKMEDLKRVEPDNTKLDEIFTELEFKSFANRVLNKPKKVQTKPTGELDLFGAQPADGKEESKNASFETLKTTPHSYKLIDTEVDARKLYDYLLTFTILSLDTETTSTAAIDAELVGLSFAVKEKEAFYVAIPANREEALKIVNIFKPLYENPEILKVGQNIKYDYEVLMNYGIEIQGKMFDTMLAHYLIQPELYHNMDYLAEVFLNYQTIHIEELIGPKGKNQKSMRDLAPSDIYEYAAEDADITLRLKNVLEPKLKEIDCEDLFWNVEMPLVPVLAHMEMTGVCIDTDTLKETSEKLTNRLNEIEHHIYELAGESFNIASPRQVGEILFGKMKIVEKPKKTKTGQYVTSEEVLQQLRSKSPIIDEILNYRGLKKLLGTYIDALPKLINSRTGHIHASFNQAITATGRLSSSDPNLQNIPVRDDDGKEIRRCFIPEPGCLFFSADYSQIELRIMAHLSQDPNMVEAFREGSDIHAATAAKIWHEDIKEVTDAQRKKAKTANFGIIYGITTFGLAQRMNIENREAKQIIEDYFRTFPGVQAYMEKAKEMAREKGYAETLFHRRRYLPDINSKNGTVRGFAERNAINAPIQGSEADIIKVAMIRIFNRFRAEGIRSKMIIQVHDELNFSVYPEEKEKVEKIVVEEMQNAYQLSVPLVADAGWGNNWLEAH, encoded by the coding sequence ATGGATAAATTGTTCCTTTTAGACGCGTATGCGCTCATTTATAGGTCGTATTACGCCTTTATGAAAGCCCCTCGAATCAATTCGAAGGGACTCAATACTTCGTGTGTAATGGGGTTCTGCAATACCCTCAACGAGATACTTACCAAGGAGAAACCTACCCATATAGCGGTAGCTTTCGACCATGGCAAGACCTTCCGTCATGAGGCTTTCCCTGCATATAAAGCTCAACGAGAAGAGACACCGGAAGACATCAAACTCTCTGTGCCTATCATCAAAAATATCCTGGAGGCATATCATATCCCTATCCTTCAGGTAGATGGTTTCGAGGCGGATGATATCATTGGAACAGTTGCCTTGAAGGCAGGTGAAAAGGGGATGGAAACCTACATGCTCACACCCGATAAGGATTACGCACAACTGGTTCGTAACAATGTTTTCATGTTCCGTCCTCGTCATGGCGGTGGATACGAAAAGTTGGGCGTACAGGAAATTGAAGAGAAATACAGCATCACTTCCCCACTCCAGGTTATCGACCTCCTTGCTCTGATGGGCGACTCAGCTGATAACTTCCCAGGCTGTCCGGGCGTGGGAGAAAAGACAGCCATCAAACTTATCAACGAGTTCGGTAGTGTAGAAGGTCTTATCGAGAACTCTTCTCAAGTGAAAGGCAAGCTCCGCGAAAAAGTGGAGGGTGCTGTAGAAGATATCAGGATGTCAAAGTTCCTGGCAACCATACGAACCGATGTTCCGGTAGAGATCAAGATGGAAGATTTGAAACGGGTAGAGCCAGACAATACAAAATTGGATGAAATCTTCACCGAGTTAGAATTTAAGTCGTTTGCTAATCGAGTTCTTAACAAACCTAAAAAGGTGCAAACAAAGCCTACAGGAGAGCTCGATTTATTTGGCGCACAGCCTGCCGATGGTAAGGAAGAGTCAAAAAACGCGAGTTTTGAGACCCTTAAAACGACACCTCATTCATATAAACTCATTGATACAGAAGTAGATGCAAGGAAACTTTATGACTATTTATTGACATTCACTATTCTCAGTCTAGACACAGAGACCACATCTACCGCTGCTATTGATGCAGAATTGGTGGGTTTGAGCTTTGCCGTGAAGGAAAAAGAGGCTTTCTACGTAGCAATTCCGGCAAATCGTGAAGAAGCCTTAAAAATCGTAAACATCTTCAAACCTCTCTACGAGAACCCGGAAATCCTGAAAGTGGGGCAGAACATCAAATACGATTACGAGGTGTTGATGAACTACGGCATAGAGATTCAGGGCAAGATGTTCGATACGATGCTCGCCCACTATCTCATCCAGCCAGAACTTTACCACAACATGGATTACTTGGCAGAAGTATTCCTCAACTATCAGACCATCCACATCGAAGAACTGATTGGCCCGAAGGGAAAGAACCAGAAGTCGATGCGCGATCTCGCCCCATCAGACATTTACGAATATGCTGCCGAAGATGCCGACATCACCTTGAGATTGAAAAATGTGCTCGAACCAAAACTCAAAGAGATAGATTGTGAAGATCTGTTCTGGAATGTAGAAATGCCGCTTGTACCTGTTTTAGCCCACATGGAGATGACGGGAGTATGCATCGACACCGATACCCTGAAGGAAACATCCGAGAAACTCACCAACCGCCTCAATGAGATAGAACATCATATCTATGAGTTGGCAGGCGAATCGTTCAATATCGCTTCCCCACGCCAGGTTGGAGAAATACTCTTCGGAAAAATGAAGATTGTGGAGAAGCCTAAGAAGACGAAGACGGGCCAGTACGTAACAAGCGAAGAAGTTCTTCAGCAGCTGCGCAGCAAGAGTCCAATCATCGATGAGATACTGAACTACAGAGGTTTAAAGAAACTTTTGGGAACTTATATAGATGCCCTTCCAAAGCTTATCAACTCTCGCACCGGTCACATTCATGCCTCTTTCAACCAAGCCATTACAGCCACAGGACGTCTTTCTTCAAGTGATCCAAACCTGCAGAATATTCCTGTACGCGATGACGATGGCAAGGAGATACGCAGATGCTTCATCCCAGAACCAGGCTGCCTGTTCTTCTCTGCCGACTATTCACAGATAGAACTTCGCATCATGGCACATCTGAGCCAGGATCCAAACATGGTAGAAGCATTCCGTGAAGGCTCTGATATTCATGCAGCTACAGCTGCCAAGATTTGGCACGAAGACATCAAAGAAGTAACTGATGCACAGCGCAAGAAGGCAAAAACTGCCAACTTCGGCATCATCTACGGCATCACGACCTTCGGTCTTGCCCAACGCATGAACATCGAAAACCGAGAGGCAAAGCAGATCATAGAAGACTACTTCCGCACCTTCCCTGGTGTTCAGGCTTACATGGAGAAGGCAAAGGAAATGGCAAGAGAGAAAGGCTATGCCGAAACCCTCTTCCACCGCCGTCGCTACCTGCCAGACATCAACAGCAAGAATGGTACTGTAAGAGGATTTGCCGAGCGCAATGCCATCAATGCCCCTATCCAGGGCTCAGAGGCAGACATCATCAAAGTGGCTATGATCCGCATCTTCAACCGATTCAGAGCAGAAGGCATCAGGAGCAAGATGATTATCCAGGTGCATGACGAACTCAATTTCTCCGTATATCCGGAAGAGAAGGAAAAGGTAGAGAAGATTGTGGTAGAAGAGATGCAGAACGCCTACCAGCTCAGTGTGCCTCTGGTTGCTGATGCCGGATGGGGAAACAACTGGCTAGAAGCACATTAG
- a CDS encoding polyprenyl synthetase family protein yields the protein MDYLSLIKLPIEAELADFIDLFNKSLMHSDGLLSQVLDHIRQRAGKRMRPILILLMARNFGKVSSVTQHSAVGLELLHTASLVHDDVVDESGERRGQASVNATYNNKVAVLVGDFILSTALLHVSYSHSEEIVRYLAELGRILSNGEILQLNSISNEEISEDIYYQVIKQKTAALFEACAGIGAMSANASELQIEEAKRFGQNLGIIFQIRDDIFDYYDSKEIGKPTGNDMVEGKLTLPVIYALKSTGDEEMMKLARKVKAHTVTADEIAQLVAFTKENGGIEYADKRMWDFHAEAMNFLDTYVEDKDIYNALKAYLDFVIERKA from the coding sequence ATGGACTATTTATCACTTATCAAGCTGCCTATAGAGGCAGAATTAGCAGATTTTATAGATTTGTTCAACAAGTCTCTCATGCATAGCGATGGCCTCCTTTCCCAGGTGCTCGACCACATCCGTCAGCGCGCTGGAAAACGAATGCGCCCTATACTCATCTTGTTGATGGCACGTAATTTTGGAAAGGTTTCCAGTGTTACCCAGCATTCTGCGGTAGGTCTGGAGCTTCTTCATACCGCTTCGCTGGTACATGATGATGTGGTTGATGAGAGTGGGGAGCGCCGCGGACAGGCTAGCGTGAATGCTACTTATAATAATAAGGTGGCTGTACTTGTGGGCGATTTCATTCTTTCCACCGCCTTGCTTCATGTATCTTATTCGCATTCAGAGGAAATCGTGCGTTATCTTGCTGAGTTGGGACGTATCCTGTCTAATGGTGAGATTCTTCAGCTCAACAGTATCAGTAATGAAGAGATATCGGAAGATATTTATTATCAGGTGATTAAGCAGAAAACGGCTGCTCTCTTTGAGGCTTGCGCCGGTATCGGTGCGATGTCTGCCAATGCTTCAGAATTGCAGATTGAAGAGGCGAAGCGTTTTGGACAGAACTTGGGCATCATCTTCCAGATCCGTGATGATATCTTTGATTATTATGATTCCAAGGAGATAGGTAAACCTACTGGTAATGATATGGTTGAAGGAAAACTGACTTTGCCTGTAATATATGCTTTGAAGTCTACCGGTGATGAGGAGATGATGAAGCTTGCCAGAAAGGTAAAGGCTCATACTGTGACGGCTGATGAAATAGCTCAGTTAGTGGCATTTACAAAGGAAAACGGAGGTATTGAATATGCGGATAAGCGCATGTGGGATTTCCATGCCGAAGCCATGAATTTCCTCGATACTTATGTGGAGGATAAGGATATTTACAATGCCTTGAAGGCTTACCTGGATTTTGTGATTGAAAGAAAAGCTTAA
- the deoC gene encoding deoxyribose-phosphate aldolase: MSSIKEQVLAQQGQYKESDDKYLSVLKQYNCNLNDEEVAAAVKKILDEKVAENETMEVKKFLFGSIELTSLHTEDTEESILKMIEKVNQFAKDYPQLPHVATVCTYPNFAGLISQSLEVDGVEIAVVSGNFPSSQTFIEVKIAETAMAIKDGATEVDIVMPVGKFFSEDYEGLCDDIQELKETCGEHKMKCILETGDLKNCSNIMKASILAMYSGSDYIKTSTGKEKVSATPEAAYVMCQAIKAYYEKTGIQIGFKPAGGINTVHDAVVYYTIVKEVLGEKWLTNQWLRLGTSRLTNLLLSEILGKEIKYF; this comes from the coding sequence ATGAGCAGTATTAAAGAACAGGTTCTTGCACAGCAGGGACAGTATAAAGAGTCAGACGACAAGTATTTATCAGTTTTGAAGCAGTACAACTGCAACCTCAACGATGAGGAAGTAGCTGCTGCAGTAAAGAAGATTCTCGATGAGAAGGTAGCAGAGAATGAGACCATGGAGGTCAAGAAGTTCCTCTTCGGTAGCATCGAGTTGACTTCTCTCCATACAGAAGATACAGAAGAAAGCATCCTGAAGATGATTGAAAAGGTGAACCAGTTTGCCAAGGATTATCCTCAGCTTCCTCACGTAGCAACCGTATGCACCTACCCTAACTTCGCAGGACTTATCAGCCAGAGTCTGGAGGTTGACGGCGTAGAAATCGCTGTAGTAAGCGGCAATTTCCCATCCTCTCAGACCTTTATCGAGGTAAAGATTGCAGAAACCGCTATGGCTATCAAGGATGGTGCTACAGAGGTGGATATCGTAATGCCTGTTGGCAAGTTCTTCAGCGAAGATTACGAGGGTCTCTGCGATGATATTCAGGAACTCAAGGAGACATGCGGAGAGCATAAGATGAAGTGCATTCTGGAGACAGGCGATCTGAAGAATTGCAGCAACATCATGAAGGCTTCTATCCTCGCAATGTACTCAGGTTCTGACTATATCAAAACCTCAACAGGCAAGGAGAAGGTCTCAGCTACCCCTGAGGCAGCATACGTTATGTGCCAGGCTATCAAGGCATATTACGAAAAGACTGGCATTCAGATTGGTTTCAAGCCTGCAGGTGGTATCAATACCGTTCATGATGCCGTAGTTTACTACACCATCGTGAAGGAAGTTTTAGGCGAGAAATGGCTGACCAACCAGTGGTTGCGCCTCGGCACATCACGCCTGACTAACCTCCTCTTGAGCGAAATTCTGGGCAAGGAAATCAAGTACTTCTAA
- a CDS encoding nucleotide pyrophosphohydrolase encodes MTIKEAQEAVDQWIKEYGVRYFSELTNMACLTEEVGELARVIARTYGDQSFKKGEKPNLGEEMADVLWVLICLANQTGVDLTEELQKSFDKKTKRDSERHKNNPKLSEHQEDKEQDNKN; translated from the coding sequence ATGACAATAAAAGAAGCACAAGAAGCTGTAGATCAGTGGATTAAAGAATATGGCGTACGCTATTTCAGCGAACTTACCAATATGGCTTGCCTCACAGAAGAAGTGGGCGAACTGGCACGCGTCATTGCCCGAACATACGGTGACCAGAGTTTCAAGAAAGGCGAGAAACCTAACTTGGGCGAAGAGATGGCCGATGTTCTTTGGGTGCTTATCTGCCTGGCAAATCAGACAGGGGTTGACTTGACAGAAGAACTCCAGAAGAGTTTTGACAAGAAGACCAAAAGGGATTCTGAAAGACATAAAAACAACCCAAAACTATCTGAACATCAGGAAGATAAAGAACAAGATAACAAGAATTAA
- the dtd gene encoding D-aminoacyl-tRNA deacylase — MRIVIQRVSHASVTIEGEVKSAIRQGYLILLGIEESDTSEDVDWLVRKVIGLRVFDDENHVMNRSIMDINGEILVISQFTLFASYKKGNRPSWLRAAKHEISVPLYEEFCKKLSDALGKPVGTGEFGADMKVDLLNDGPVTIMMDTHNKE; from the coding sequence ATGAGAATCGTAATACAGCGTGTCTCTCACGCCTCAGTTACCATCGAAGGAGAGGTTAAATCTGCCATCAGACAAGGCTATCTGATCCTTCTGGGAATAGAGGAAAGCGACACTTCAGAAGATGTAGACTGGCTGGTCAGAAAGGTAATCGGACTCCGTGTTTTCGACGACGAAAACCACGTTATGAACCGCTCCATCATGGATATAAATGGTGAGATTCTGGTCATCAGCCAGTTCACCCTATTCGCCAGCTACAAGAAAGGAAACCGCCCAAGCTGGCTCAGAGCAGCCAAGCACGAAATCAGCGTTCCACTCTATGAGGAGTTCTGCAAAAAGCTATCCGATGCACTCGGAAAGCCAGTAGGAACAGGCGAATTTGGTGCTGATATGAAGGTAGATTTACTGAACGATGGACCGGTAACCATCATGATGGATACTCACAACAAGGAATAA
- the uvrC gene encoding excinuclease ABC subunit UvrC, which produces MTKQENEERLARLKNIVLSMPEKPGSYQYYDENHTIIYVGKAKNLKRRVSSYFHKEVDRYKTKVLVSKIHDISYTVVNTEEDALLLENSLIKKYNPRYNVLLKDGKTYPSICVTNEYFPRIFKTRHINKKVGTFFGPYPHIGSMYAVLEVIKKLYKPRTCRMPITREGVAEGRYKPCLEYHIHNCGAPCINKQSYEEYQENMRQAREILKGNTREVSKYLYDLMMKNAELLRFEIAEEYKKKYQLLDEFEAKSEVVSHTITDVDVFTIVNDDANKNAFINYIHVKNGTINQSFTYEYKRKLEESDEELLITAIPEIRERFHSTSKEIIVPFEMEWNLKDATFFVPQRGDKKHLLELSEMNCKQYKFDRLKQAEKLNPEQKQTRLMKELQAKLKLPKLPYQIECFDNSNISGTDAVAGCIVYKGMKPSRKDYRKYNIKTVEGPDDYASMQEVVRRRYSRMIEEETALPDLIITDGGKGQMDVVREVIVDELHLDIPIAGLAKDDRHRTNELLFGFPPQTIALPPESELFKVLTQIQDEVHRYAITFHRDKRSKHALHSELDDIKGIGPKAKEALLSKFKSVKKMKEASLEQLSEVLGPHKAEILSKYFEEKGENMK; this is translated from the coding sequence ATGACGAAACAAGAGAATGAGGAGCGCTTGGCAAGGCTTAAAAACATAGTTTTAAGTATGCCGGAAAAGCCAGGAAGCTACCAATATTACGACGAAAATCATACGATTATATATGTGGGAAAGGCGAAAAATCTGAAGAGAAGAGTATCTTCCTACTTCCATAAAGAGGTAGACAGATACAAGACAAAGGTGCTTGTTTCTAAGATTCACGACATATCTTATACAGTCGTAAACACAGAAGAAGACGCACTTTTGCTCGAAAACAGCCTGATCAAAAAGTATAATCCAAGATACAATGTCCTGCTGAAAGACGGCAAGACATACCCCTCTATATGCGTAACAAACGAGTATTTTCCACGCATTTTCAAGACTCGTCATATCAATAAAAAAGTGGGAACCTTCTTCGGTCCTTATCCTCATATCGGCAGCATGTATGCCGTTTTAGAGGTCATCAAGAAGCTTTATAAGCCCCGCACCTGCAGAATGCCTATCACCAGAGAAGGCGTTGCCGAAGGCAGATACAAGCCGTGTCTGGAGTATCATATCCACAACTGCGGAGCACCCTGCATCAACAAGCAGAGCTATGAAGAATATCAGGAAAACATGCGCCAGGCACGTGAAATTCTGAAGGGAAACACGCGGGAAGTAAGCAAATATCTCTACGATTTGATGATGAAAAATGCCGAACTTCTACGTTTTGAAATAGCCGAAGAATATAAGAAAAAGTACCAATTACTGGATGAATTTGAGGCAAAAAGCGAGGTAGTAAGCCATACCATTACAGATGTAGATGTCTTCACCATCGTAAATGATGATGCCAACAAAAACGCCTTCATCAACTATATTCACGTAAAAAACGGAACCATCAACCAGAGCTTTACCTACGAGTATAAGCGCAAGCTGGAGGAGAGCGACGAGGAACTTCTGATTACTGCCATTCCAGAAATCAGAGAGCGTTTCCACTCCACATCGAAGGAGATAATCGTGCCCTTCGAAATGGAATGGAATCTGAAAGATGCAACCTTCTTCGTACCCCAAAGAGGTGACAAAAAGCACCTTCTGGAGCTGTCGGAAATGAACTGCAAGCAGTATAAATTCGACCGTCTGAAGCAGGCAGAAAAACTCAATCCGGAGCAGAAACAGACCCGATTGATGAAGGAATTACAAGCAAAACTGAAGCTTCCAAAGCTGCCTTATCAGATAGAATGTTTCGATAATTCCAACATATCCGGTACTGATGCCGTGGCAGGTTGCATCGTATATAAAGGTATGAAACCATCCAGAAAAGACTACCGTAAATACAACATCAAAACGGTGGAAGGACCTGATGATTACGCATCCATGCAAGAGGTGGTAAGACGCCGGTACAGTCGCATGATAGAGGAAGAAACAGCACTTCCAGACCTCATTATTACCGATGGTGGAAAGGGTCAGATGGACGTAGTAAGAGAGGTTATTGTTGACGAATTACACCTGGATATTCCTATCGCAGGACTGGCCAAGGACGACCGCCATCGGACCAACGAACTTCTCTTCGGATTCCCACCTCAAACCATAGCCCTACCACCCGAGAGTGAGCTGTTCAAAGTTCTGACACAGATACAGGATGAGGTGCACAGATACGCCATCACCTTCCATCGCGACAAGCGCAGCAAGCATGCTCTTCACTCAGAATTAGACGATATCAAAGGCATCGGTCCAAAGGCTAAAGAAGCCCTTCTGAGCAAGTTTAAGAGCGTGAAAAAGATGAAAGAAGCATCCTTGGAACAACTTTCAGAAGTATTAGGCCCACATAAGGCAGAAATTCTTTCAAAATATTTCGAAGAAAAAGGCGAGAATATGAAATAA
- a CDS encoding adenine phosphoribosyltransferase, protein MNNQLLLDNLRCIPDWPIKGVNFRDVSTLFKNPASLKEISDEMYELYKDKGITKIVGIESRGFVMSSALAIRLGAGVVLCRKPGKLPCKTVQESYAKEYGIDTIEIHEDAINEDDIVLLHDDLLATGGTMKAACDLVKKFHPKKVYANFIIELVNENFEGRNSFDPDVEVTTLLQL, encoded by the coding sequence ATGAACAATCAGCTATTATTAGACAATCTGCGTTGCATTCCAGATTGGCCAATCAAGGGTGTAAACTTCCGCGATGTATCAACCCTTTTCAAGAATCCTGCATCTTTAAAAGAGATCAGCGATGAGATGTACGAACTCTACAAAGACAAAGGAATCACCAAGATTGTAGGCATCGAATCACGCGGTTTCGTAATGTCTTCTGCCCTCGCTATTCGTCTCGGAGCCGGCGTAGTTTTATGCCGCAAACCGGGCAAACTTCCATGCAAAACCGTACAGGAAAGTTATGCTAAGGAATATGGCATCGATACCATCGAAATCCACGAAGATGCAATCAATGAGGACGACATCGTACTCCTCCACGACGACCTCCTTGCCACCGGTGGAACCATGAAAGCAGCATGCGACCTGGTAAAGAAATTCCATCCGAAAAAGGTATATGCCAACTTCATCATTGAACTCGTAAACGAGAATTTCGAAGGCAGAAACTCCTTTGATCCAGACGTTGAAGTAACTACTTTATTACAGTTATAA